CCGGGCTTATCCTAAAGGTCATGGCGGTCCTCTCCCCCCTCATCGCCTTCCTGGTCGCGCTCGCGCCTCGCGCCGCCGCCATGCCCTCGTCCTACCCGTCCCTGGACGAGGCGGCGGTCGCCTTCGTCGACCTCGTGAGGAGCTATCCCGAGCAGAGGAAGGAGTACTGCGCCTGGCTGATAAAGGAGGCCGACGGCCGCGTGCGCTTCGGGACGATCAACGAGGGGGACATGAACACGTGCCCGAGCTCGCGGCCCAAGCCGGCGGGGACCGTCGGCTCGGTGCACACGCACCCGATCTGGGGGCCGGGCGCCAAGGACGTCGCCGCCGCGGGGCAGGTGTTCTCCGAGGGGGATTTCGGCCACGCCGAGCACGCCGACGTGAGCGTGCCGGCCTACCTGGGCGCGCCGGCGGGGCACGTCCTGAGGTACGACCCCGGCGGGAGCCTGTGCTGGGGCCGCAGCTTCATCATGCGCAAGTTCAAGATCGTACGCGACCTGAACCCCACCGTGCGCGGGCGCCTGCCCGTCAACCCCGACGAGAAGAAGTCCTTGTTCGACGTCGGGGGCCGCATGGTCCCCAAGCCGGCCTACTGCAAGGAAGCCTCGCGCTAGCGGAGGTTCAAGGCCGGACGGTGCCGTTCATCGGGTTGGCGGTGAACTTCTCGCCGTCGGGGGCGCGCAGTATGGTCCAGTTGCCGTAGGAGGCGAGGCCGAACCGGCTCTGTTCCGGCCCGCTCGGGCCGCGCGTGCCGACGACGAACTTCTGGCGCACGAGGACCTCGCCGAAAGCCGCCTCGACGGCGTAGGGGGCGATCTCGTCCTTGATGGTCGCCACGCCGACGAGGTACTTGCCGTCCTTGAGGACGACGGAGCCGCGGCGGTAGGGGTTGACGCGCACGAAGAAGGTCTCCGGGCCCTCGTAGAGCATGAGGATGTGGTGGGCCGTGCCGTTCTCGACCAAGGCGACGCTGCGGCCGGCCAGGCCGGAGGTCCCGACGGCCTCGGGCGGCGCGCCGCGGCCGGCGGCGGCGCGCGCGAGCTCGGCGCCTCGGGCCGCGGCCTCGCGGCGCGCGGCGCGGGCCTCGGGGTCGTCGGGGAAGGCGTCGGCGAGCAGGGACAGAGCGAAGACCCGTTTATTGAGGGACTCCTTTTCGGCGTCCGCGGCCATGGCGGCCAGGCCCGTCTTGAACTCGGCGTAGAACGGGTCTTCGAGGGGCGGGGTGCCGACCTCGGCGATCAGGAAGGCGGAGAGGTCGACGAGGCGGTCGAAGGACTTGGCGTCGCGGGCCTTGCGCCAGACCTCGACCATGGCCTCGAGCGCGCGCTGGCGGCGGTCCTCGTCCTTGCCGTCGCGCAACAGCGGGCGCAGCTCGGCGAAGGCGGCTTCGGGGCTGGTGTCGAGCAGCTTGAGCGTGGCCGACAGGCGGGCGTCGAGGGATTTCCTGGAGAGGCGGGCGACGGCGGCTTCGTCCGGGGGCCGGCGCTCGCGGCTGGCGGCCTCGGTGAGGCGGCGCTGGGCCTCGTCGTACAGCGGGCCGCACAGCCCGGGCTCGGCGTCGAGCAGCTCGTCGGCGCGCGCCTCGATGATGGCGGCCGCGAGGCTCAGCGCCTCGGTCCGGCGCGGGCCGCTGACGCGCAGGTAGAGGTCGACGGAGGGCGGCGGGCCGTCGGGCCGGGGACGGGCGAGCGCGGGGTCGGCGGCGAGGCCCATGACCGCGTCGTCGAACAGGGACTGGGCCAGGGCCCGGGTCCGGTCGCCGCGGGCCATGAGGACCGCGCGCAAGAGCACGGCGGCCGAGGCGGGGGCGTGGTCCTTCAGCGCGGCCTGCGCCAGGGTCAGGAGCTCGGCCGGCTCGGCGGCGGCCACGAGGTCGCGCGGCAGGTCCGAGTCGAGGGGCTCCCAGGCGCTCATGGCCGCGAGCGCGGCGGACGCGGCGGCGTCGTTCTTGGCGGCGCGGGCCGCGCGCCACTTCTCGAACTGGCGGGCGCGCCACTCCTTGAGGGCGTGGCGGGGGTTGATCTCGTCGTTGGCGGTGTCGACGATCATCGCCGCGGCGAGGAGGTCGGCGGAGGCGTCGTCGTTCTCCTTGAGGGCGCGCAGCAGCCAGCTCGCGCGGTCGTCCTGGATCAGGCGCCGCCGGCTGGGCGCGTCGGCGCTGCGGGAGACGATCTCCGTCCACAGCGAGGCCTGCCGCGGCCAGTCCTTGGCGGCGCCCGCCGCGCGGTGGACGGCGACGAGGGCGGCGACGGGGTCGACGGGCGCGGGCGGCGGGGCGGCTTCGCGCGCGGCCTCGGCCGGTCCGCCCGCGGCCGGGGCCGTCAGGCGCGCGAAGGCCCACCAGCCGCCGCAGCCGAGGACGCAGAGAACGAGCGCGATCTTCAGCCGTTTTTTGGCTTCGTCGAAATCCACGGTCGAAGTTTAGCCCTGCGGGGAAATCGCGTCAAGGCTTGCGGCGCATGCGGCTCAACTGCTGGCCGATGTTGCCGCCGACGCGGGAGCGCCAGTCGGTGAGCGGCTTGCCCTTGTCCTGGGCGCGCTCCGGGACGACGCGGTAGATGAAGTGGTGGGTGACCTCGCCCAAGGCGACGAGGGCGGGAAGGCCCATCACGCCGAGCACGGCGGGGTTGTTGCCGATGATCTGGAACCAGGCGGCGACCAGGGCGAGCGCCGCGACGGGATAGACGACGGCGACCGCGCGCCAGGCCTTCTCGAAGGCGGATCTGGCGGCGGGGCCGAGCCTCGGGTAGGCATAGTAGCGGCCGGCCCAGAAGCCGGAGACGAGCGCGAAGTGGAACGGCACGAGGAGGAGCGGCGCGGCGAGGACGGCGAACGTCGCGGGGCTCGGCGCGCTGACCAAGGTCTGCGTCCACGCCCACAGGGCCCCGCTCAAGGCCGCCATGCCGCCGCCGAGGACGGCGGAATTCTGGAAGGCGCGCTTGACGCCCTCGGGCATGCGTCGGGACGGGCGCGGCGCGGACGGGGTCAGGGCCGGGCCGCGCGAGACGCCCGGCGCGGCGGACACCGAGGCCGCGTCCGCCGTTTTGGCGGCGCCGCCGTCGAACAAAGCGGAGATCTCGCGCGAGGCGCCGGCGGAGGCCGGCTCGGCCGCGGTCAAGGCGGCGCCGGTCCGGCGCAGGGCGTCGACCGTCTTCACCGGCGCGGCGGGCGCGGGGGGCGCGGGGAGGGCGGCGGCGCTCAGCGCCGGACGAAGGGCCGCGGCCGCGGGCGCCAGCGCCGACGGGACGAGCGGAGCCGGGGCCTGAAGCGCCGGGGCCAGGGGCGCGGCGAGCGCGGGGGCCAGGCCCGGAGCGGTCAGGCCGGAGACGGGCGTCAGTTGGAGAGTGACCGCGGGAGACGAGCCCGTCTTGAACGTCGTCGCCTCGCCGGGCAAGGCGACCTCGACGGCGCGGCCGACGCCCGCGCGCACGGGCGCCGCCGCGCCCAGCAGGGCGGCGAGCAAGAGGGGCCTGAGGAGGCTCACACCGGAAGGATAGGGCCGGGGCGCGGGAAATTCAAGGGTGGGGAGGACGGAACTTTTCGGGGGCCTCGATCGTATGATGAAGGGGGGCACTTGACGGATGCATATTCGGGAGGCATACTTATGCATATGAGAACGACCTTGATCATTCGGGACGACCTGATGGCCCGGGCGGCCAAGCTGGCGGGGCTGACGGAGAAGACGGCGCTGGTGCACGCCGGCTTGGAGGCCCTCATCGAGAAGAAATCGCGCGAGCGGCTGGCGGCCCTCGGGGGCTCGGAGCCGGATCTCAAGGCGCCCCCGCGCCGGCGGGGCTGATGCTGCTCGTCGATACCTCGGTGTGGGTGGACCATCTCCGGCGCGGCGACGCGGAGCTGGCCCGGCGGCTCGAGGAGGGCGTGGTGCTGACCCACCGCCTGGTGGTCGAGGAGCTGGCGTGCGGCTCGATGGCCCGCCGCGGGGAGATCCTGAGCCTGCTGGGGACCTTGCCCCGCGCCGGCGAGGCGGAGCACGCCGAGTTCCTGTATTTCGTCGAGAAGCACGGCCTGCACGGGACCGGGCTCGGAGCGGTGGACGCCCGCCTGCTCGCCGCGGCGAAGCTGTCTCGCGCGCGGCTGTGGACGAAGGATGCGGCGTTGGCCCGGGCGGCGGCGAAGCTCGGCTTGGGGCTCTAGCGCCAGCGCGCTCGGCGCGCGCGCCAGGAGCCGGCGGGCATGAGCGGACCGCCGGCGGAGGAGCCGAGGTAGATGCGGCCGCCCGAGACCCAGTAGAAGGCGTTCTGGTCGAA
Above is a genomic segment from Elusimicrobiota bacterium containing:
- a CDS encoding type II toxin-antitoxin system VapC family toxin; this translates as MLLVDTSVWVDHLRRGDAELARRLEEGVVLTHRLVVEELACGSMARRGEILSLLGTLPRAGEAEHAEFLYFVEKHGLHGTGLGAVDARLLAAAKLSRARLWTKDAALARAAAKLGLGL
- a CDS encoding DUF4329 domain-containing protein, with amino-acid sequence MAVLSPLIAFLVALAPRAAAMPSSYPSLDEAAVAFVDLVRSYPEQRKEYCAWLIKEADGRVRFGTINEGDMNTCPSSRPKPAGTVGSVHTHPIWGPGAKDVAAAGQVFSEGDFGHAEHADVSVPAYLGAPAGHVLRYDPGGSLCWGRSFIMRKFKIVRDLNPTVRGRLPVNPDEKKSLFDVGGRMVPKPAYCKEASR
- a CDS encoding type II toxin-antitoxin system VapB family antitoxin, which gives rise to MRTTLIIRDDLMARAAKLAGLTEKTALVHAGLEALIEKKSRERLAALGGSEPDLKAPPRRRG